In Siniperca chuatsi isolate FFG_IHB_CAS linkage group LG16, ASM2008510v1, whole genome shotgun sequence, the following proteins share a genomic window:
- the LOC122862948 gene encoding pro-opiomelanocortin-like: MVCLCWLLVVVMAYVCVPGFGLVCWDSSICNNLSNKGRILDCIHLCMSVIHTEFPELSALDLKVNDNDDLLLRILPATLVSENKISESDLKAHSDRRRSYSMEHFRWGKPSGRKRRPVKIFASSLEGGGSSEASFPPRARRQLSSNEDDTKGDRNGESNQNQGLLRARVSSKSHVPLSPEQRKDGTYRMSHFRWGSPPASKRNGSFKKLREEKHQGQLAKLFRNIIVKDVQRIMG; encoded by the exons ATGGTGTGTCTATGTTGGTTGTTAGTGGTGGTGATGGCATATGTGTGCGTCCCCGGGTTTGGGTTGGTGTGCTGGGACAGCTCCATCTGCAACAACCTGAGCAACAAGGGAAGGATACTG GACTGTATTCACCTCTGCATGTCTGTGATCCATACTGAGTTCCCAGAGCTCAGCGCATTGGACCTAAAGGTTAATGATAACGATGACCTCTTACTCAGGATCCTTCCAGCCACCCTGGtctctgaaaacaaaatatcagaGTCAGATCTGAAAGCCCACAGCGACAGGCGACGCTCCTATTCAATGGAGCATTTCCGCTGGGGCAAACCCTCTGGCCGCAAACGCCGGCCTGTAAAAATTTTTGCCTCTTCTCTGGAGGGAGGGGGCTCTTCTGAGGCCAGTTTCCCCCCTCGGGCTCGCAGGCAGCTGAGCAGTAACGAGGATGACACAAAGGGGGACCGGAATGGAGAAAGTAATCAAAACCAGGGATTGCTGAGGGCGAGGGTCAGCTCTAAGTCACATGTCCCTTTGAGCccagagcagagaaaagacGGGACCTATCGAATGAGTCACTTCAGATGGGGGAGCCCACCTGCCTCCAAACGTAATGGCAGCTTTAAGAAGTTGCGGGAGGAGAAACATCAGGGGCAGCTGGCCAAGCTCTTCAGGAACATTATAGTCAAGGATGTGCAGAGGATAATGGGCTGA